One stretch of Leptospira bouyouniensis DNA includes these proteins:
- the hpf gene encoding ribosome hibernation-promoting factor, HPF/YfiA family has translation MKINYTWKHLDRSEAAEKYADEKLERVTKFVQKIVSCEVSFEAIHGEIHANLKLHADGNNFNAHNQDKDIYVCVDGLEDKIISQTSKHHDKKSQH, from the coding sequence ATGAAAATCAATTATACTTGGAAACATTTAGACAGGTCTGAAGCAGCTGAGAAATACGCAGATGAAAAACTAGAACGTGTGACAAAATTCGTTCAAAAAATTGTATCTTGTGAAGTTTCCTTTGAAGCCATCCATGGAGAAATCCACGCTAACTTAAAGTTACACGCTGATGGAAACAACTTTAATGCACATAACCAAGACAAAGACATTTATGTTTGTGTCGATGGTTTAGAAGACAAAATCATCTCTCAAACAAGCAAACACCACGACAAAAAAAGCCAACACTAA
- a CDS encoding DUF4912 domain-containing protein: MFRGILLVVMAEEEKKTKAAKKQAAKKKVVTKLARSANEKTKNIISKNENVSTKVVPKKGTEKTETPSVSKIYNDSKFTQHPNFEAEDLIKVLVRSPKETFVFWKFSKKTLDRITNELESANTDGLIFRLKVEYQNVFGSDRVEWHDLPPFTESYYLKFMFPVRMVQCTIFVSYNQKEIPSLHSTGKDLPQGTESFRLDKEWIHPQWIEDGLVVQSPSGEFYFRDENPSGYYVHPRNQSTNPNTKTSENFPFANGSGSGKGFL, encoded by the coding sequence ATGTTTCGGGGCATACTCCTTGTAGTCATGGCAGAGGAAGAAAAGAAAACAAAAGCTGCAAAAAAACAAGCGGCCAAAAAAAAGGTTGTTACGAAACTTGCTCGCTCTGCTAACGAAAAGACAAAGAATATAATTTCTAAAAATGAAAATGTGAGTACAAAAGTTGTTCCAAAGAAAGGAACTGAAAAAACAGAAACACCATCAGTTTCCAAAATTTACAATGATTCCAAATTTACCCAACATCCAAATTTCGAAGCAGAGGATCTGATCAAAGTCCTCGTTCGATCGCCAAAAGAAACGTTTGTTTTTTGGAAATTTTCAAAAAAGACTTTGGATCGAATCACAAATGAATTAGAATCTGCCAATACTGATGGGCTTATCTTTCGATTGAAAGTCGAATACCAAAATGTGTTTGGCAGTGATCGTGTCGAATGGCATGACCTTCCTCCTTTTACCGAATCGTATTATTTAAAGTTTATGTTTCCCGTCCGTATGGTCCAATGTACGATCTTTGTATCGTACAACCAAAAAGAAATTCCTTCCTTACATTCTACTGGAAAAGACCTTCCGCAAGGGACAGAGTCATTTCGTTTGGACAAAGAATGGATCCATCCCCAATGGATAGAAGATGGACTTGTTGTACAAAGCCCGAGTGGAGAGTTCTATTTTCGGGATGAAAATCCAAGTGGATATTATGTACATCCGAGAAACCAAAGCACAAACCCCAACACAAAAACGAGTGAGAACTTTCCCTTTGCGAATGGATCAGGTTCCGGAAAGGGATTTCTCTGA
- a CDS encoding glycoside hydrolase family 57 protein yields MNQSAKGHLVFVLHAHLPFVRHPGYDTPFIEENWFNEAILETYIPLVRVFRNLKDESVRFRITMSFTPTLSQMMTDPYLQNQFRKYLKNLISLAKHETKRTSQDPHLQYLATRYLEHFIDTESIFEETNGDLTKLFLPFIESGELEAMTSPATHAFLPFYDSESSVFRSQLKNGRRTFRRIWGRDPKGIWLSECGYSEKLEEELDREGFRYFFVDTHGITHANPRPKFGVYAPVEVGSGVFAFGRDPESSKQVWSSIDGYPGDFRYREYYRDIGHDLPWEEISPYLHSNGIRINTSIKYYRITGRTSDKGYYHPDWAMEAAGNHAEDFLQKRISQAEQLFATNKQPSVVVSPYDAELYGHWWYEGPQFIEFLFKKIHFNQNTIQLSHPLEAARALPRIQSVEMKMSSWGENGYGEVWLNATNDWIYPLIHSLSIRMHKRVHEFAKGTDLQIRILKQMGRELLLLQSSDWAFIMKTGTMVDYAIRRTNVHTNLFLALDAMLTGPVDMSVLEAAEAENNAFPDIRPEDFR; encoded by the coding sequence ATGAACCAATCTGCAAAAGGGCATTTGGTGTTTGTCCTGCATGCCCACCTACCATTTGTTAGACACCCAGGTTATGACACACCTTTTATCGAAGAAAACTGGTTCAATGAAGCCATTTTAGAAACTTATATCCCTCTCGTTCGAGTGTTTCGCAATTTAAAGGATGAGTCTGTTCGGTTTCGGATCACAATGTCCTTCACACCAACCCTGTCTCAGATGATGACAGATCCATACTTACAAAACCAGTTTCGGAAATACTTAAAAAATCTAATTTCACTCGCAAAACACGAAACCAAACGAACGAGTCAAGACCCACATTTACAGTATTTGGCAACAAGATACCTTGAACATTTTATAGATACCGAATCCATCTTTGAAGAGACAAACGGAGATTTAACGAAGTTATTTTTACCCTTTATCGAATCAGGGGAATTGGAAGCGATGACAAGCCCTGCAACCCACGCTTTTTTGCCTTTTTATGATTCTGAAAGTTCGGTCTTTCGTTCCCAGTTGAAAAATGGTCGTAGGACATTCCGAAGGATTTGGGGTAGAGACCCCAAAGGCATTTGGCTTTCGGAATGTGGGTACTCAGAAAAACTGGAAGAGGAACTCGACCGCGAGGGTTTTCGGTATTTTTTTGTGGACACACATGGGATCACCCATGCAAACCCAAGACCTAAGTTTGGAGTGTATGCTCCCGTGGAAGTAGGAAGTGGGGTATTTGCCTTTGGGCGAGACCCAGAGAGTAGCAAACAGGTTTGGAGTTCTATCGATGGTTACCCTGGAGACTTTCGATACAGGGAATACTACCGTGACATCGGCCATGACCTTCCTTGGGAAGAGATATCACCTTACCTCCATTCCAATGGAATCCGCATCAACACAAGCATCAAGTACTACCGCATCACAGGGAGAACTTCAGACAAAGGGTATTACCATCCCGATTGGGCGATGGAAGCCGCAGGCAACCACGCAGAAGATTTTTTACAAAAACGGATTAGTCAAGCAGAACAGCTTTTTGCGACAAACAAACAACCGTCAGTTGTTGTCTCACCGTATGATGCTGAGTTATACGGTCACTGGTGGTACGAAGGCCCTCAGTTCATTGAGTTTTTATTCAAAAAAATCCACTTCAACCAAAATACCATCCAACTTTCTCATCCATTAGAAGCAGCACGTGCCTTGCCAAGGATCCAATCTGTCGAAATGAAGATGTCAAGTTGGGGAGAAAATGGGTATGGGGAAGTATGGCTCAATGCTACCAATGATTGGATCTACCCGCTCATCCATTCTCTTAGCATTCGGATGCACAAACGAGTCCATGAGTTTGCCAAAGGTACAGATCTCCAAATCCGTATCCTAAAACAAATGGGTCGTGAATTGTTGCTCCTACAGAGTAGTGATTGGGCCTTTATCATGAAAACTGGGACTATGGTGGATTATGCCATTCGCCGGACCAATGTACATACCAATTTGTTTTTGGCATTGGATGCAATGCTCACCGGGCCAGTGGACATGTCCGTTTTAGAAGCAGCGGAGGCCGAAAATAACGCTTTCCCCGATATCCGGCCAGAAGATTTTCGTTAG
- a CDS encoding SET domain-containing protein, producing MKKKKSVKKAKKRKPVVYTEKDFIVKPSSVPNIGMGLFTKQTLYKGDTVGYYMGKIITDEQAESNKYVDSKYLLWICKDWWIYGEGRESNYTRYINHSSKPNAELITSVRWKTARFKVLKTIKEGEEIFFDYGKDYWDNVDFKPK from the coding sequence ATGAAGAAAAAGAAATCTGTAAAGAAGGCCAAAAAAAGAAAACCGGTAGTGTATACCGAGAAGGATTTTATCGTTAAACCATCTTCTGTTCCCAATATTGGCATGGGACTTTTCACCAAACAAACATTATATAAAGGTGATACTGTTGGTTATTACATGGGTAAAATCATTACCGATGAACAAGCAGAATCAAACAAATACGTGGATTCAAAATACTTACTTTGGATCTGTAAAGATTGGTGGATTTATGGTGAGGGCCGTGAATCAAATTACACTCGTTATATCAATCACTCCTCTAAACCCAATGCAGAACTCATCACTTCCGTCAGGTGGAAAACAGCTAGGTTTAAGGTATTAAAGACAATTAAAGAAGGCGAAGAAATCTTTTTTGATTATGGAAAGGATTATTGGGATAACGTAGACTTCAAACCGAAGTGA